In one window of Mauremys reevesii isolate NIE-2019 linkage group 22, ASM1616193v1, whole genome shotgun sequence DNA:
- the LOC120388474 gene encoding platelet glycoprotein VI-like has product MRFLLYKDGNLTVLQDVEPAGDVTQFPIHDVSRRDAGSYSCYYRSKSDPPVWSYPSDPVELVVADLPAPGPSISVSPSGVITTGGAVTIHCQCQCETRRLFLYKDGIEIRELNATGDGGEFTIPRARWEDAGFYSCRSRSRSEPPNWSDPSDFVRIVVSELRYPKPSISLRPSRGVALGGAVTVWCRGRHQNMRFLLYKFGNPNVLQDVELAGNVAEFPIRNVSRRDAGSYRCCYCSKSDPPVWSEPSDPVELVIAEGTDPARPQEPHPPPTEPAGEAAPPRRLDFTHANIARLGLSAVILLILGLILAEAYYSRPRGRPRSLDLAVQRRESPQGTSRFPSGG; this is encoded by the exons ATGAGGTTCCTTCTGTACAAAGATGGAAACCTGACCGTGCTGCAGGACGTGGAGCCGGCTGGGgatgtgactcagtttcccatccaCGATGTGAGCCGGAGGGAcgcagggagctacagctgctatTATCGCTCCAAATCAGACCCGCCCGTCTGGTCGTAccccagcgaccccgtggagctggtggtagcag ATCTCCCTGCGCCCGGACCCTCCATCTCCGTCAGCCCCAGTGGGGTGATCACCACGGGGGGAGCTGTCACCATCCATTGTCAGTGTCAGTGCGAGACCAGGAGATTATTTCTGTACAAAGATGGAATCGAAATCCGGGAGCTGAATGCTACTGGGGACGGGGGTGAATTCACCATCCCCAGAGCCAGATGGGAGGACGCAGGGTTCTACAGCTGCCGATCTCGCTCCAGATCGGAGCCACCCAACTGGTCAGATCCCAGTGATTTCGTGCGGATTGTTGTatcag AGCTCAGATACCCCAAACCTTCCATCTCCCTGCGCCCCAGCAGGGGGGTCGCCCTGGGGGGAGCCGTGACCGTCTGGTGTCGGGGTCGGCACCAGAACATGAGGTTCCTTCTGTACAAATTTGGAAACCCGAATGTGCTGCAGGacgtggagctggctgggaatgtGGCTGAGTTTCCCATTCGCAACGTGAGCCGGAGAGACGCAGGGAGCTACCGCTGCTGTTATTGCTCCAAATCCGACCCGCCCGTCTGGTCAgagcccagcgaccccgtggagctCGTGATAGCAG AGGGAACCGACCCAGCGAGGCCCCAGGAGCCGCATCCCCCTCCGACAGAGCCGGCGGGAGAAG cAGCCCCCCCCAGGCGCCTGGATTTCACCCATGCCAACATCGCCCGCCTGGGGCTGAGCGCCGTGATCCTGCTCATCCTGGGGCTGATCCTGGCCGAGGCCTATTACAGCCGCCCAAGGGGGCGCCCTAG gagcctggatctgGCTGTACAGAGAAGAGAATCTCCCCAGGGAACGAGCCGCTTCCCCTCGGGGGGCTGA